Proteins encoded by one window of Halobaculum halobium:
- a CDS encoding DUF5793 family protein produces MRRDYFELTVDHVDWVETDADPAKPHVSIDFHGPADLLRERLTKGDGELLDAKETDVAFRLQSDHERDPEATGVVGVTNRHTGDFVLELNESADDVLRFIRAAREYGRASDGDGRYRVEIDVDGDPVVAYEKETFLVYDAEGNLLRRESLIPSGVEL; encoded by the coding sequence ATGAGGCGCGACTACTTCGAGTTAACTGTGGACCACGTCGACTGGGTCGAGACCGACGCGGATCCCGCGAAGCCGCACGTATCTATCGACTTCCACGGCCCAGCGGACCTCCTCCGCGAGCGCCTCACCAAGGGTGACGGCGAGCTGCTGGACGCCAAGGAGACCGACGTGGCATTTCGGCTCCAGTCCGATCACGAGCGGGACCCCGAGGCGACAGGCGTCGTCGGGGTGACGAACCGCCACACTGGGGATTTCGTCCTCGAACTCAACGAGTCCGCGGACGACGTGCTCCGTTTCATCCGCGCGGCCCGCGAGTACGGCCGCGCCAGCGACGGCGACGGCCGGTACCGGGTCGAGATCGACGTCGACGGCGATCCGGTCGTCGCCTACGAGAAGGAGACCTTCCTCGTGTACGACGCCGAGGGCAACCTGCTCCGCCGCGAGAGTCTGATCCCGTCGGGCGTCGAACTGTAG
- a CDS encoding DUF1684 domain-containing protein translates to MSTDGDTDLDPEAYDERVRQDRRKKDEFFAEHPRSPVPQSDRAGFSGLNYFDPDPAYRFAATLHEHDDPERITVETTQDGAREYDNVGEFRITVDGEDVTIQAYRSPGDEHRLWVPFRDETNGEWTYPAGRYLDLEDPDDRTAGGDWLVDFNEAYNPYCAYSEAYECPLVPMENWLDVAITAGETLPDE, encoded by the coding sequence ATGAGCACCGACGGCGACACCGATCTTGACCCGGAGGCATACGACGAGCGCGTTCGCCAGGACCGCCGCAAGAAAGACGAGTTCTTCGCCGAACACCCGCGATCGCCGGTTCCACAGTCGGACCGAGCGGGGTTTTCCGGCCTGAACTACTTCGATCCGGACCCCGCGTACCGCTTTGCGGCCACGTTGCACGAACACGACGACCCCGAGCGCATCACCGTCGAGACGACGCAGGACGGCGCTCGCGAGTACGACAACGTCGGCGAGTTCCGGATCACGGTCGACGGCGAGGATGTGACGATCCAGGCGTATCGATCCCCGGGCGACGAGCACCGCCTGTGGGTGCCGTTCCGCGACGAGACCAACGGCGAGTGGACCTACCCAGCCGGCCGGTACCTCGATTTGGAGGACCCCGACGACCGGACCGCCGGCGGCGACTGGCTGGTGGACTTCAACGAGGCGTACAACCCCTACTGCGCGTACTCGGAGGCGTACGAATGCCCGCTCGTCCCGATGGAGAACTGGCTCGACGTAGCGATCACGGCGGGCGAGACGCTTCCCGACGAGTGA
- the hisF gene encoding imidazole glycerol phosphate synthase subunit HisF, producing the protein MTLTKRIIPCIDVDLDDDGNAAVYTGVNFENLEYSGDPVEMAKKYNEAGADEFVFLDITASAEGRETMLDTVSAVADECFIPLTVGGGIRTKADIKETLRAGADKVSINSGAIENPELITEGADAFGSQCIVISVDARRRFDDEGDHYIEVEREAGETEECWFECTVKGGREGTGLDVVTWAKEAEERGAGELFVNSIDADGTKDGYDVPLTRAVCDAVSTPVIASSGAGSPEHMREVFVDANADAALAASIFHFDEYGIDEVKRYLDEHDVPVRL; encoded by the coding sequence ATGACCCTTACGAAGCGGATCATCCCGTGTATCGACGTCGACCTCGACGACGACGGGAACGCCGCCGTCTACACCGGTGTCAACTTCGAGAACTTAGAGTACTCCGGTGACCCCGTCGAGATGGCGAAAAAGTACAACGAGGCCGGTGCCGACGAGTTCGTGTTCCTCGACATCACCGCCAGCGCGGAGGGCCGCGAGACGATGCTCGACACGGTGTCGGCCGTCGCCGACGAGTGCTTCATCCCCCTGACCGTCGGCGGCGGCATCCGCACGAAGGCCGACATCAAAGAGACGCTCCGGGCGGGAGCGGACAAGGTGTCGATCAACTCCGGCGCGATCGAGAACCCCGAACTGATCACCGAGGGCGCCGACGCCTTCGGCAGCCAGTGCATCGTCATCTCCGTCGACGCGCGGCGCCGCTTCGACGACGAGGGCGACCACTACATCGAGGTCGAACGCGAGGCCGGCGAGACCGAGGAATGCTGGTTCGAGTGCACCGTCAAAGGTGGTCGAGAGGGAACCGGTCTCGACGTGGTGACGTGGGCGAAGGAGGCGGAAGAACGGGGTGCCGGGGAACTGTTCGTCAACTCCATCGACGCGGACGGGACGAAAGACGGCTATGACGTCCCGCTCACGCGGGCCGTCTGCGACGCCGTGTCGACGCCGGTTATCGCCTCCTCCGGCGCGGGCAGCCCCGAGCACATGCGAGAGGTGTTCGTCGATGCGAACGCCGACGCCGCGCTGGCGGCCAGCATCTTCCACTTCGACGAGTACGGGATCGACGAGGTGAAGCGCTACCTCGACGAGCACGACGTTCCCGTCCGGCTCTGA
- a CDS encoding MBL fold metallo-hydrolase: MQRIRLTNTVFEGLNNVYVLEGPANGDRGEELVLVDAGVALPDVREQLAAGLADFGHEIADVDRVLLTHWHADHAGLAGAIQAESGATVHVHEADAPLVAGDEASVEEERRLQQEKFREWGIPEQTRAELVDFLTDHADLSGEPCDVTPFAGGDEFAVGGRTLEAVHLPGHAAGLSAFHDPAADEAFVGDVILPKYTPNVGGADIRVDDPLGRYVRSLLDLIDLDPGTAWPGHRDRIDDPAGRAATILRHHVERTENVVDALADLGPSTPWEVSAALFGDLHGIHVLHGPGEAYAHLDHLAGAGVVERDGTRYTLVDADPAVSALFPDPGIDRVVEWTGE, translated from the coding sequence ATGCAGCGGATCCGTCTCACCAACACCGTCTTCGAGGGACTCAACAACGTCTACGTGCTCGAAGGCCCGGCAAACGGTGATCGTGGCGAGGAGTTGGTTCTCGTCGATGCCGGCGTCGCCCTCCCGGACGTTCGCGAACAGCTCGCGGCGGGACTCGCCGACTTCGGGCACGAGATCGCGGACGTCGACCGGGTGCTCCTCACGCACTGGCACGCCGACCACGCGGGGCTCGCCGGGGCGATTCAGGCGGAGTCGGGCGCGACCGTGCACGTCCACGAGGCGGACGCGCCGCTCGTCGCGGGCGACGAAGCCAGCGTCGAGGAGGAGCGCCGGCTCCAGCAGGAGAAGTTCCGCGAGTGGGGAATTCCCGAGCAAACGCGCGCGGAACTCGTCGACTTCCTCACGGACCACGCCGACCTCAGCGGCGAGCCGTGCGACGTGACGCCGTTCGCCGGCGGCGACGAGTTCGCGGTGGGTGGGCGGACGCTGGAGGCCGTTCACCTGCCCGGCCACGCCGCGGGCCTCTCGGCGTTCCACGATCCCGCGGCCGACGAGGCGTTCGTCGGCGACGTGATCCTCCCGAAGTACACCCCGAACGTGGGCGGGGCAGACATCCGGGTCGACGATCCGCTGGGCAGGTACGTGCGAAGCCTACTGGACCTGATCGACCTCGATCCCGGGACCGCGTGGCCGGGTCACCGCGACCGCATCGACGACCCGGCGGGTCGCGCGGCGACGATCCTCCGGCACCACGTCGAGCGAACGGAGAACGTCGTCGACGCGCTCGCAGACCTCGGCCCGTCGACGCCGTGGGAAGTGAGCGCCGCGTTGTTCGGCGATCTCCACGGCATCCACGTGCTCCACGGCCCCGGCGAGGCGTACGCTCACCTCGATCACCTCGCGGGCGCCGGAGTCGTCGAACGCGACGGGACGCGCTATACCCTCGTCGACGCCGATCCGGCCGTGTCGGCACTGTTTCCCGACCCCGGCATCGACCGCGTCGTCGAGTGGACCGGGGAGTGA
- a CDS encoding PHP domain-containing protein, producing the protein MLSVELHSHSALSHDGRDPVDMLLEQAAAVGLDALAVTDHDELDASLEAAELADEYGLVGIPGMEVTSAAGHVLAFGIDDPIPAGLDYDETLDRIHEQGGLAVVPHPFQKSRHGVAPHISDDQLANADAIEVYNSRLLTGRSNRQAESFAVNRGLPMTAGSDAHIAEMVGQAVTEVGAEERSVDAILDAVRDGRTSVVGKRTPWYISFRQAAGGAKRRIGRRVGDLL; encoded by the coding sequence GTGCTATCGGTCGAGCTGCACAGTCACTCCGCGCTCTCGCACGACGGCCGCGACCCGGTCGACATGCTCCTCGAACAGGCGGCCGCCGTCGGCCTCGACGCGCTTGCGGTCACCGACCACGACGAACTCGACGCGAGCCTGGAGGCTGCCGAACTGGCCGATGAGTACGGGCTCGTCGGGATCCCGGGGATGGAGGTCACGAGCGCTGCCGGTCACGTGCTCGCGTTCGGTATCGATGACCCGATCCCCGCCGGGCTGGACTATGACGAGACGCTCGACCGGATCCACGAGCAGGGCGGTCTCGCGGTGGTCCCGCATCCGTTCCAGAAGTCGCGCCACGGCGTCGCACCGCACATCTCCGACGATCAGTTGGCGAACGCGGACGCCATCGAGGTGTACAATTCCCGACTCCTCACAGGGCGCTCGAACCGCCAAGCGGAATCGTTCGCAGTGAACCGGGGACTCCCGATGACTGCCGGGAGCGACGCACACATCGCCGAGATGGTGGGCCAAGCGGTGACCGAGGTGGGCGCCGAGGAACGCTCGGTCGACGCAATCCTCGACGCCGTCCGCGATGGGCGTACGAGCGTCGTCGGCAAGCGGACCCCGTGGTACATCTCCTTTCGACAGGCCGCCGGCGGCGCCAAGCGCCGCATCGGTCGCCGCGTCGGCGATCTCCTGTGA
- a CDS encoding DUF7549 family protein, with amino-acid sequence MVWVRSEYAGELAVLSTWVAALLPWNLFYGAVAGGTVLFVRFPLFQIRYAFGVPLVRATSVSSPVSAYLLQSGTSVQIAYGAWLVGACVFLVALGVSVYYYREEERAESWRVDPVDVLGGLLVASATLFLVASVLFPERFFGIGFGVGGGLPGVSIPVGAALQFVLGGVLLRAEQVR; translated from the coding sequence ATGGTCTGGGTCCGATCTGAGTACGCAGGGGAACTCGCCGTGTTGTCCACGTGGGTCGCGGCGCTGCTTCCGTGGAACCTATTCTACGGCGCCGTCGCCGGTGGAACGGTACTGTTCGTCCGGTTCCCGCTGTTTCAGATACGCTACGCGTTCGGTGTCCCGCTCGTCCGCGCGACGAGCGTCTCCTCTCCCGTTTCGGCGTACCTACTACAGTCTGGAACCTCCGTCCAGATCGCGTACGGCGCTTGGCTCGTCGGCGCGTGCGTGTTTCTCGTCGCCCTCGGCGTCTCGGTGTACTACTACCGCGAGGAGGAACGCGCCGAGTCGTGGCGCGTCGACCCCGTAGACGTGCTAGGCGGACTGCTCGTCGCCTCGGCGACGCTGTTTCTCGTCGCGTCGGTGCTGTTTCCCGAGCGCTTCTTCGGGATCGGCTTCGGCGTCGGCGGCGGGCTCCCCGGTGTGTCGATCCCGGTCGGGGCCGCGCTCCAGTTCGTACTCGGAGGCGTACTCCTGAGGGCCGAGCAGGTGAGGTGA
- a CDS encoding sensor histidine kinase, with protein sequence MTAGIVGMATVGTLSGRLRDRVNATIIDVLSSVGEWASGVAARYGDRGATDPPGAALAAAREVAVDAAVEGLIVLDQNGVVIDCNSVAADVIAVERGVAVGQSIAELDPEIAARIDGSNDELADDLTDVRGEPRDHGSARRQPYVTRMTDEGKRHYEVRVTPFERPDLEGRVIALQDATNRRRLRRRVGVLNRLLRHDLRNEMNVVLGYTELLEERRADRTEAETGDDDRQVATALDRITGAAETMLDRAETVRHVEATLDADEPTKTHFDVARLVRAQVDGLAMEYPAVDPQITVDAPESAWITATGLIDTVFTNLLENAIEHSHRERPTIEITVVNSGAFVAVTVADDGPGIPMQELETFETETETAVTHSSGLGLWLVVWITESSGGRVSFDVDETGTAVTVEFPAADPPGD encoded by the coding sequence ATGACCGCCGGAATCGTCGGGATGGCGACGGTCGGGACGCTGTCGGGTCGGCTTCGCGACCGCGTGAACGCGACGATCATCGATGTCCTGTCGTCTGTCGGGGAGTGGGCGTCGGGTGTCGCAGCCAGATACGGCGACAGGGGAGCCACGGATCCGCCTGGAGCAGCGCTCGCGGCCGCCCGCGAGGTCGCAGTCGACGCCGCGGTTGAGGGGCTGATCGTCCTCGACCAGAACGGTGTCGTCATCGACTGCAACTCGGTCGCGGCCGACGTGATAGCCGTCGAGCGAGGGGTCGCCGTTGGACAGTCGATCGCGGAGCTGGACCCGGAGATCGCTGCCCGGATCGACGGATCGAACGACGAGTTGGCTGACGACCTGACCGACGTACGCGGAGAGCCGCGAGATCACGGCAGCGCGCGCCGACAGCCGTACGTCACGCGGATGACCGACGAGGGAAAGCGTCACTACGAGGTCCGCGTCACACCGTTCGAACGGCCCGATCTCGAGGGGCGAGTCATCGCGCTGCAGGACGCCACCAATCGCCGCCGACTGCGCCGACGAGTGGGGGTGTTGAATCGGCTCCTCCGACACGATCTCCGCAACGAGATGAACGTCGTGTTGGGCTACACCGAGCTGCTCGAAGAACGACGTGCGGATCGAACCGAGGCCGAAACGGGTGACGACGACCGGCAGGTTGCGACCGCGCTCGACCGGATCACCGGCGCCGCTGAGACGATGCTTGACCGCGCGGAGACGGTCCGCCACGTCGAGGCGACCCTCGACGCTGACGAGCCGACAAAGACGCACTTCGACGTCGCACGGTTGGTGCGTGCGCAGGTGGACGGACTGGCCATGGAGTACCCCGCCGTTGACCCACAGATCACTGTCGACGCCCCCGAGTCCGCGTGGATTACCGCGACGGGGCTGATCGACACCGTGTTCACGAATCTCCTCGAGAACGCGATCGAACACAGCCACCGCGAGCGCCCGACGATCGAGATCACGGTGGTCAACTCCGGCGCGTTCGTCGCCGTGACCGTCGCCGACGACGGGCCGGGGATCCCCATGCAAGAGCTGGAGACGTTCGAGACCGAAACCGAGACGGCCGTCACGCACTCGTCGGGGCTGGGCCTGTGGCTCGTCGTGTGGATCACCGAGTCGTCAGGCGGACGCGTCTCGTTCGACGTGGACGAGACGGGAACGGCCGTCACCGTGGAGTTCCCGGCGGCGGACCCGCCGGGAGACTGA
- a CDS encoding DUF7550 family protein, whose translation MADHHDHDHYKEFDYERVTSPMQNVTSGQAITGAIIAIVGVLVAFGLPLVLV comes from the coding sequence ATGGCCGACCACCACGATCACGATCACTACAAGGAGTTCGACTACGAGCGCGTCACTTCGCCGATGCAGAACGTGACGAGTGGACAGGCGATCACGGGCGCAATCATCGCGATCGTCGGCGTCCTCGTCGCCTTCGGGCTGCCGCTCGTTCTGGTGTAA
- a CDS encoding type II/IV secretion system ATPase subunit yields MSGDAADAATDDRPLSALRQRLARTLEVLRGGDLAVRPFLPDEDGPLASFDPPADHDEIERYWVNAPYAYIVVTYDTEGDNHVYHVVEPELDDFEFDLLQRVVDDIRDPLLYREDPGEADDETLRDELEALLEQYGVDASMQTFHALLYYLRRDFRGYGKIDALLSDHHIEDISCDGYDLPIFVYHDEYTDIETNVVFGPDELDNYVIRLAQRSGRHISVGDPIVETTLPDGSRAELALGEEVTPRGSAFTIRQYAEEPFTPIDLIDYGTFSIEQMAYFWLCIEHNKSLIFAGGTASGKTTSMNAVSMFIPPRSKVLTIEDTRELSLYHDNWLSSVTRERMGQGEDIDMYDLLRSALRHRPEYIIVGEVRGEEALTLFQAMNTGHTTFSTMHADSIETVINRLENEPINVPRAMVRSLDLLSVQTLARFDGGRVRRAKTVGEIGGIDQRTGELDYSSVYEWDAGSDSFTSRDSALLDEIQSDRGWSRAELLSELRDRRRFLSHLSDHGVTDYRRFTALVNEYYADPDRVMARIEAADDDAEEDLIGDADLGESDVSESDLGESDRNTSDIGESDSNESGPGTGGDEESGLGDGD; encoded by the coding sequence ATGTCGGGGGACGCCGCTGACGCCGCGACCGACGATCGCCCCCTGTCCGCGCTCAGGCAGCGCCTCGCTCGGACGCTCGAGGTGCTCCGCGGCGGCGACCTAGCGGTCCGACCGTTCCTCCCCGACGAGGACGGTCCGCTGGCGTCGTTCGACCCGCCAGCGGACCACGACGAAATCGAGCGCTACTGGGTGAACGCCCCGTACGCGTACATCGTCGTCACGTACGACACGGAGGGCGACAATCACGTGTATCACGTCGTCGAGCCGGAGCTGGACGACTTCGAGTTCGACCTCCTCCAGCGCGTCGTCGACGACATCCGCGACCCGCTGTTGTACCGCGAGGACCCCGGCGAGGCGGACGACGAGACGCTCCGCGACGAGCTGGAGGCGCTGCTGGAACAGTACGGCGTCGACGCGTCGATGCAGACGTTCCACGCGCTGTTGTACTACCTGCGGCGAGACTTCCGCGGATACGGGAAGATCGACGCGCTCCTCTCGGACCACCACATCGAGGACATCTCCTGTGACGGCTACGACCTCCCGATCTTCGTCTACCACGACGAGTACACCGACATCGAGACGAACGTGGTGTTCGGCCCCGACGAGCTAGACAACTACGTTATCAGGCTTGCGCAGCGGTCGGGGCGGCACATCTCCGTCGGCGACCCGATCGTCGAGACGACGCTCCCGGACGGGTCGCGTGCCGAGCTCGCGCTCGGCGAGGAAGTCACACCACGCGGCTCTGCGTTCACTATCCGCCAGTACGCCGAGGAGCCGTTCACGCCGATCGACCTGATCGACTACGGGACGTTCTCGATCGAACAGATGGCGTACTTCTGGCTCTGCATCGAGCACAACAAGAGCCTCATCTTCGCGGGCGGCACCGCCTCCGGGAAGACCACCTCGATGAACGCGGTGTCGATGTTCATCCCCCCGCGATCGAAGGTACTCACCATCGAGGACACCCGCGAGCTGTCGCTGTACCACGACAACTGGCTCTCGTCTGTCACCCGCGAGCGGATGGGGCAAGGGGAGGACATCGACATGTACGACCTCCTGCGCTCGGCGCTCCGACACCGCCCGGAGTACATCATCGTCGGCGAGGTGCGCGGCGAGGAGGCGCTCACCCTGTTCCAAGCGATGAACACGGGCCACACCACGTTCTCGACGATGCACGCCGACTCGATCGAGACGGTGATCAACCGGCTGGAGAACGAGCCGATCAACGTCCCCCGGGCGATGGTTCGATCGCTGGACTTGCTGTCGGTCCAGACGCTCGCACGCTTCGACGGCGGACGCGTGCGCCGTGCGAAGACCGTCGGCGAGATCGGCGGGATCGACCAGCGGACGGGCGAACTGGACTACTCGTCGGTGTACGAGTGGGACGCCGGCTCCGACAGCTTCACCAGTAGGGATTCGGCCCTCTTGGACGAGATCCAGTCCGATCGGGGGTGGAGCCGGGCGGAGTTGCTGTCGGAGCTTCGCGACCGGCGTCGGTTCCTCTCGCACCTGAGTGATCACGGTGTCACCGACTACCGCCGCTTCACCGCGCTCGTCAACGAGTACTACGCCGACCCCGACCGCGTGATGGCGCGGATCGAGGCCGCCGATGACGACGCGGAGGAGGATCTGATCGGCGATGCGGATCTCGGTGAGTCTGACGTTTCGGAGTCCGACCTCGGGGAATCTGACCGCAACACGTCCGATATCGGGGAGTCCGATAGCAACGAGTCCGGACCCGGTACCGGCGGGGACGAGGAGTCCGGCCTCGGCGACGGGGACTGA
- a CDS encoding uracil-DNA glycosylase family protein: MKNVTDRVSNPFGLSPECDRFVPGYGDANADFHVIGDHPGVHGGLETGVPFTGSAAGERLLDALVRAGLLETAGDEPVVDSTYLSYLHMCEATGDRLGPDCAPTAASYDDMERFFDAEVRAIAAHVLLPVGERATRHVIEQYTAQANKTPIRMDDLHGREIRGSGWLVLPIKSPAEWTEGSDAAVTKPTNRDAEEARADDETVGATDGAGVAASDADRLVDGLATLRATDYRRESDLGRFIAGSDPYLVR; the protein is encoded by the coding sequence GTGAAGAACGTCACCGATCGCGTGTCGAACCCGTTCGGACTGTCTCCCGAGTGCGATCGGTTCGTCCCCGGATACGGCGACGCGAACGCCGACTTCCACGTCATCGGCGACCACCCGGGCGTCCACGGCGGCCTCGAAACGGGGGTTCCGTTCACCGGGTCGGCCGCCGGCGAGCGCTTGCTCGACGCGCTGGTCCGCGCGGGGCTGCTCGAGACCGCCGGCGACGAGCCTGTCGTCGACTCGACGTACCTCTCGTATCTCCACATGTGCGAGGCGACCGGCGACCGGCTCGGCCCCGACTGCGCGCCGACCGCGGCGTCGTACGACGATATGGAGCGGTTCTTCGACGCGGAGGTTCGCGCCATCGCGGCCCACGTGCTCCTTCCGGTCGGCGAGCGGGCGACTCGACACGTGATAGAACAGTACACGGCTCAAGCGAACAAGACCCCGATCCGAATGGACGACCTCCACGGCCGCGAGATCCGCGGCTCCGGCTGGCTCGTCCTCCCGATCAAATCCCCCGCCGAGTGGACTGAGGGCTCGGACGCCGCGGTGACGAAGCCCACGAACCGGGACGCCGAAGAGGCACGCGCCGACGACGAGACCGTCGGGGCGACCGACGGCGCCGGCGTCGCCGCGTCGGATGCGGACCGGCTGGTCGACGGACTCGCGACACTTCGCGCCACGGACTACCGCCGCGAGTCGGACCTCGGGCGGTTCATCGCGGGGTCAGACCCGTACCTCGTTCGGTAA
- the purL gene encoding phosphoribosylformylglycinamidine synthase subunit PurL — MPLADADRELVEAELGREPTRAESALFENLWSEHCAYRSSRPLLSAFDSESDDVVIGPGDDAAVVALDEDTYATLGIESHNHPSYVDPFDGAATGVGGIVRDTMSMGAYPIALADSLYFGGFDREHSKYLFEGVVEGISHYGNCIGVPTVAGSVAFDDGYEGNPLVNVACVGLTTPDRLVTATAETPGNKLVLVGNATGRDGLGGASFASEDLAEDAETEDRPAVQVGDPYAEKRLIECNESLIDEGLVVAARDLGAAGLGGASSELVAKGELGAEIALDRVHQREPNMNAMEILLAESQERMVYEVRTEDVDRVAELADRFDLGCSTIGEVTDGNYVCTFDGEPVVDAPAGYLADGAPMNDLDREEPVQPDRNLPDLVADDGEAAIDSEALLEAIESVVGHPNTASKRWVYRQYDHEVGVRTSVLPGDDAAVMAIREAESDAGEPLGLALSSGSEPRWTDAAPYDGARAVALENVTNLAANGATPLAAVDCLNGGNPEKSDVYGGFAAAVDGLAEMCSDLSVPVVGGNVSLYNDSVAGPIPPTPTLAVIGTKAGFSAPPAAFSGEGTLLHVGAPGEALGGSELLAQIGGSDRFPGVPENASAVVESLASVANEGETLAVHDVSHGGLAVTLAEMVTDGAGADVALDDALALFDETPGRAVIETTDPEAVRETFDGVAPVERIGEATADGTLSLTVGNAALSFDAASIRALRRVIERELE, encoded by the coding sequence ATGCCCCTCGCCGATGCGGACCGGGAACTGGTGGAGGCGGAACTCGGACGGGAGCCGACCCGAGCCGAGTCCGCGCTGTTCGAGAACCTCTGGAGTGAGCACTGCGCGTACCGGTCGTCACGTCCGCTGTTGAGCGCCTTCGACAGCGAGAGCGACGACGTGGTCATCGGGCCCGGCGACGACGCGGCGGTCGTCGCGCTCGACGAAGACACCTACGCCACGCTGGGGATCGAGAGCCACAACCACCCCTCGTACGTCGACCCGTTCGACGGCGCCGCTACCGGCGTTGGCGGGATCGTCCGCGACACGATGTCGATGGGCGCGTACCCGATCGCGCTGGCGGACTCGCTGTACTTCGGCGGCTTCGACCGTGAGCACTCCAAGTACCTGTTCGAGGGCGTCGTCGAGGGGATCAGCCACTACGGCAACTGCATCGGCGTCCCCACCGTCGCGGGGTCGGTCGCGTTCGACGACGGCTACGAGGGGAACCCCCTCGTCAACGTCGCCTGCGTTGGCCTCACCACCCCAGATCGGCTTGTCACCGCGACCGCCGAGACGCCCGGGAACAAGCTGGTACTCGTCGGCAACGCGACCGGCCGCGACGGCCTCGGCGGCGCCTCCTTCGCCAGCGAGGACCTCGCGGAGGACGCAGAGACGGAGGACCGCCCCGCCGTCCAGGTGGGAGACCCGTACGCCGAGAAGCGTCTGATCGAGTGCAACGAATCGCTGATCGACGAGGGGCTCGTCGTCGCTGCCCGAGACCTGGGTGCGGCCGGGCTCGGGGGAGCCTCATCCGAACTCGTCGCGAAGGGAGAACTCGGCGCCGAGATAGCGCTCGACCGCGTCCACCAGCGCGAGCCGAACATGAACGCCATGGAGATCCTGCTCGCCGAAAGCCAAGAGCGCATGGTGTACGAGGTGCGAACCGAAGACGTCGACCGCGTCGCCGAGCTGGCCGACCGATTCGACCTCGGCTGCTCGACCATCGGCGAGGTGACGGACGGCAACTACGTGTGCACCTTCGACGGCGAACCGGTCGTCGACGCGCCCGCGGGGTACCTCGCCGACGGGGCGCCGATGAACGACCTCGACCGGGAGGAACCCGTACAGCCAGATCGGAACCTGCCGGACCTGGTTGCCGACGACGGGGAAGCGGCGATCGATTCCGAAGCGCTACTCGAGGCGATCGAATCGGTCGTCGGGCACCCCAACACCGCGAGCAAGCGCTGGGTGTACCGGCAGTACGATCACGAGGTCGGCGTCCGAACCTCAGTGCTCCCGGGCGACGACGCCGCGGTCATGGCTATCCGCGAGGCGGAGTCCGACGCTGGTGAGCCGCTGGGACTGGCCCTGTCTTCGGGGTCGGAGCCGCGATGGACGGATGCAGCTCCGTACGACGGTGCCCGCGCCGTCGCGCTGGAGAACGTGACGAACCTCGCGGCGAACGGAGCGACCCCGCTCGCGGCGGTCGACTGTCTCAACGGTGGAAACCCGGAGAAGTCCGACGTGTACGGCGGGTTTGCGGCCGCCGTCGACGGGCTGGCCGAGATGTGTTCTGATCTCTCGGTCCCGGTTGTCGGCGGCAACGTCTCGCTGTACAACGACTCGGTCGCCGGCCCGATTCCGCCGACGCCGACGCTGGCGGTCATCGGGACGAAGGCGGGGTTCTCGGCGCCGCCGGCGGCCTTCTCCGGCGAGGGGACGCTACTCCACGTGGGCGCGCCCGGCGAGGCGCTCGGCGGGTCGGAGCTGCTGGCGCAGATCGGCGGGAGCGACCGCTTCCCAGGGGTTCCGGAGAACGCATCGGCAGTCGTCGAATCCCTCGCTTCGGTGGCCAACGAGGGGGAGACGCTCGCGGTCCACGACGTGAGCCACGGCGGACTCGCTGTCACGCTCGCCGAGATGGTGACGGACGGCGCGGGCGCCGACGTGGCGCTCGACGACGCTCTCGCGCTGTTCGACGAGACGCCCGGACGGGCGGTGATCGAGACGACCGATCCGGAGGCGGTCCGCGAGACGTTCGACGGCGTCGCGCCGGTCGAGCGGATCGGCGAGGCGACGGCCGACGGGACGCTCTCGCTCACCGTCGGTAACGCGGCGCTGTCGTTCGACGCCGCGTCGATCCGCGCTCTCCGCAGGGTCATCGAGCGCGAACTGGAGTGA
- a CDS encoding DNA-directed RNA polymerase subunit L has product MELRVIDKTDEELRIEIAGEDHTFMNVLKGQLLNTDGVAAATYDMNPEQSGGQTEPILSIKTEDGLDPLDALEQAAMAVSDDLETLYDRIEVAFDDVAAAEA; this is encoded by the coding sequence ATGGAACTTCGCGTCATCGACAAGACGGACGAGGAACTCCGCATCGAGATCGCGGGCGAGGACCACACCTTCATGAACGTTCTCAAGGGGCAACTGCTCAATACCGACGGCGTCGCCGCCGCGACGTACGACATGAACCCCGAACAGTCAGGCGGACAGACCGAGCCGATCCTCTCGATCAAAACCGAGGACGGACTCGACCCGCTCGACGCGCTCGAACAGGCCGCGATGGCCGTCTCGGACGATCTTGAAACCCTCTATGACCGAATCGAGGTCGCCTTCGACGACGTCGCGGCCGCCGAGGCCTGA